Part of the Nitrospirota bacterium genome, TAACACCTCGCCACTAGCCCCGCACCCCGTGCCCAGGAGTTGAAGATGAAATTCGTCTGTTTGAACTGCGAAACCTACATGACCTTCGAGAAGGTGGAGAAGCCGGCGGAGGGCTCGCTAGGCGTCTTCTTCGCCTGCCCGTCCTGCGGCGCCAAGTTCTCGATGGTGACCAACCCGGGCGAGACCCAGATGGTCAGCTCCCTGGGCGTTCAGCTCGGCGGGCGGACCGCCGCGGCCCAGCCCTTCGAGATGACCCGCGGCACGCTCAAAGAGGAGGCCCTCGCGGGAGCCGGGCAGATGGGCGCCTACCTGAACGAGAAGATTCAGGCCGGCCAGCCGGCCGGGGCCAAGGCCAGCGCTGCGCCCCAGGCGAAGGAAGGGGAGAAGTCCGGAGGCGGCTGCCCCTTCTCGGCCATGGTGGCCCAGATGGGGCTCACCTCCTCGACCAGCCAGGCCGGAACCGCCGAGTTCACCTGGACCGCCGACGCCACGGAGAAACTGGAGCGGCTGCCCTCGTTCGTCAAGCCGATGGTCAAGGCGAGCATCGAGGCCTACGCGCGCAAGCAGGGCCTGACCAAGATCACGCTCCAGGTCATGGACGAGGCCAAGAGCGATTCCAACGGCATCGCCTGGTCGCCGGAGGCGGAGCGGCGCCTGGAGAACATCCCGGACTTCATCCGGCCCATGGCCAAGCGCGAAATCGAGCGGCTGGCCAAGGAGCAGGGCGCGACGACCGTCACCGCCCAGGTGATGGACTCGGCCAAAGAAAAATTCATGAAGTTCATGTAAGCAGGCCATGAACCTGGAGAAACTTGAAGCCGAAGCGCTCAAACTGGACCCGAAGGCACGGGCGCGTTTGGCCGGCAAACTGCTGGAAAGCCTCGAACAGCTCTCCGACGAAGAAAACGCTCGCCTGTGGGCGGAGGAAGCCCAGCGGAGGGACGCGGACATGGACGCGCATCCCGACGCCGAATGTTCTGCCGAAGAAGTCTTTCGCGAGGCCAGAGCCAAGCTGAAATGAATGGAGCGAGTCTCCTTTCATCGGCTGGCCCGGCATGAACTGCTCGACGCCGCCTTCTTCTACGACGTCGAAAGCCCGGGACTCGGCTCCGCGTTCCTCGACGAAGTCGGACATTGCAGCCGAACCATCCTCGAGTTTCCTGAAGCTGGCCCGCTGATGACCGGCACGGTCCGCCGGCGACTCGTTCGCCGATTCCCCTACGCGCTTCTCTATTCCATCAAAGCCGACAGAATCCGCGTGCTGGCGGTGATGAATCTGAAGCGGCGCCCGATGTACTGGGTGGGCCGTGAATGACGCTCCCCTCGTCCGAGCACCACCAGCCCCACAGAAATAGGCTACTGGCCAATGTAGGCTGGGCCAGCAGCAGTGTTTTCTCGTTGGCGGTTATTGACACGGTTCCTCGAAATGCCGATGATGTCAGCAACGTTCGGCTAACAGAGCTCGGGCACGGTCAGGGATAAGCTGCCAGTATCTGGGTCCCTGCCGCCGCTCACTTAGTTAGGTGCCCCTGCCTGGTTTTCTGGAGACCACAGTGCCCCTGGCGCTGACACCTTCTGAGCAGCTGACGTACTCGACGGTGCGCATCGAGTGCGAAACCGCGACTGGCACGAGCGTGGGCACTGGCTTCTTCTACCGCTTCGCCGAACAAGGCGAGCAGTATGTCCCGGCAATTGTCACAAACAGGCACGTCGTTGAAGGAGCACGGCAAGGGCGGATCTTTCTTCACACCTCCGACACTCAGGGTAATGTCATTGCGGGGCAGCACTATAGCTGCACGCTTGAGCAGTTCGCGGACTTCTGGATTCCGCACCCAGACGCGACGGTGGACCTCTGTGCTCTCCCGATAGCTGCGCTCCATCAGGACGCCGAAGCGCGTAGCACGCCTCTCTTCTATATCGCTCTCAACGCCTCCGTGACGGCCACACCAGCGTTGTTCGCCGAGCTCACGGCGCTCGAAGACATCGCCATGATTGGCTATCCCACCGGCATCTGGGACTCGAAGAACAACATGCCGATCATTCGCAGGGGTATTACCGCAACGCCCTCGAACCAAGACTACGAAGGGCGACCCGAGTTCATGATCGACGCCGCGTGTTTTCCAGGATCGAGCGGATCTCCGGTGTTTCTCTATAACGTTGGCTCGTACGCCAGTCGTGATGGGGCCACGGTCATAGGCAGCCGCATCGCTCTCCTCGGGATCCTGTACGCAGGGCCGCAATTCACGGCCGAGGGGGACCTCGAGATCGTGACCGTGCCCACACAGCAAAAAGTGGTGTCGCGCGCGCTCATCCCGTTAACTTGGGCGTCGTCATCAAGGCCACTCGGCTTGCTGACTTCGAAGGCATCTTCGCGTCGCGATCATGACGTAGGTGTTGACGCCTGCATGGATATAGCGCTCGAGTCGCGCGTCCGGCGCGCGGCACACGAGAAGCCCGACCCGCCACAAAACAGGAGCGACGAATTTATGAAGAAGAGGAAGTCTGAGTTACACGACTGGCTGCGACCGGAATACAAGCGCTCCGATTTCGGAAAGTTTGTTCGTGGGAAATATGCCAGGCAGGTTCGCGCCTCTACGAACGTTGTCGTGCTCGATCCACAAGTCGCAAAAGTTTCCCCCAATGATGAAGCGGTCAATGCGGCCCTGCGCGGCCTCATGGAGGTCGCGCGGTCCTCGGCTCGGCGACCCTCGCGTTCAACTCGGACTCGCGCGAAAGTGGCGCGCGCCGGTTAACTTTGACGTTAGCAGCTTACATGGATATTCGGTAAACTGAGCGCCTGCAAGTCACGCGAGGGAGCCGTTATGGCGCGCCAAGTTGAAAAGATCAAGCAAGAAATCCGCCCGTTGAGCACTGCGGAGAAAGCGAAACTGCTCCGCTTGCTCATCGCCGAACTCGATGCTCCGGCTGACACCGACGTGGAGAGCGCATGGCTCGAAGAGGCGCGGAGACGGCACTGGGAGTTCGTGGAAGGAAAAGCGCATGGAATCCCTGGCGGGCGTGTATTTGAAAATATTCGCGCGCGTCTTCGCCGACAAGCTATGAATCCCAGGGGCTGAGAGCCGATACTGCGCGAGGCTCATCCCTGCAGTAAGGGCGATGGACGCGAAGCCTTCAAAGAATCCGACCGTGGCGGGCATCCTGTCCGGGCTGATGCCGGGCTTGGGCCAGTTCTACTGCCGGCAGTGGAAGAAGGGGGCGGGGTTCCTGGTCGGCGCGATCGTGGTGGACGCGGCGCTGGGCGTGTCGGCCGGATTCCTCAAGCTGCTGCAAACCGGCGGAATGGGCCTCACGCCGGACGAAGCCACCTCGATCCTCCTCCGTTCGCTCCCGTTCCTGGCCCTTGCGCTCTGGAGCGTCGTGGACGCGGTCCGCACGGCCAGGCGGTCTTCCTAACGATAGGTGAACGGACCGCTGTTTCTCCGCGTCTTCTTCTGCTCCCGCGGCGTTGACTCCCTGTGGACGGCTGTGTTACAACGAGCCGCAAATCACGACAATTCAGGGGTATGGAGGGGTTCCATGGGCGGCCATAGTCACTGGGCCACCATCAAGCGGCACAAGTCCGCGCAGGACGCGAAGCGCGGCAGGATTTTTACGCGGATCATCCGCGAGTTGACCATCGCGGCCCGCTCGGGCGGCGATCCCGCCGGCAATCCCCGGCTGCGTCTGGCCGTTGCCAAGGCCAAGGACGCGAACATGCCGGGCGACACGATCAAGAAGGCGATCCAGCGGGGGACCGGCGAGTTGCCGGGCGTGACCTACGAGGAGTTCACCCTGGAGGGGTACGGGCCAGGGGGCACGGCCCTGCTCCTGGAAGTGACCTCCGACAACCGCAACCGCAGTGTGGCCGAGATCCGGAGCCTCCTCACGAAGAACGGCGGGAACATGGCGGAGGCCGGCGCGGTGGCCTGGCAGTTCCAGAAGAAGGGGCTGCTCGTCGTGGACAAGGCCAAGGTGGAGGAGGACCGGCTCATCTCGGTCGCCCTGGAGGCCGGCGCCGAGGACGTGCGGGTGGACGAAAAAGCCTTCGAGGTCGTCACCGCGCCCGGCGATTTCGAGGCCGTCAAGAAAGCCCTGGCCGACGCGAAGATCGAAGCGTCTCTGGCCGAGGTGACCTTCGTGCCGCAGAACCACGTGCGGCTGGAGGAGAAGGCGGCCGAGCAGATGCTCAAGCTCATGGAAATCCTCGACGAGCACGACGACGTGCAGAAGGTCCACGCCAATTTCGACATTCCGGACGAGGTGATGGAGAAAGTCGCAGCGGCGGCTGGCTAAAAGGCCGTGACGGGTGACGAGTGATGAGTGACAAGTTGCAGGCAAGTCATTCATCTTGCATCACTAAGTCGGCAGCGTTCACGCGTCACGCGTCACGCGTCACGTGATTCGATGATCGCGGCACTGACCGGCCGGCTCACCTTCAAGGCGCCCTCCCACGTCACGCTCGATGTCCACGGCGTCGGGTACGAGGTTTTCATCCCGCTGAGCACCTTTTACGCGCTGCCCGACGTCAACGAGTCCACCTCCCTCAGGATCCACACGCACCTCCGGGAAGACGCGATCCAGCTCTACGGGTTCCTCACGCACCTGGAGCGGGACGCCTTCGTGCTGCTGACCGGCATTTCCGGGATCGGCCCCAAGCTGGCCCTGAACGTGCTCTCGGCCCTGAGCGTGCCGGACCTAGTCTCCGCGGTGCAGGCCGGCGACGTGGACAAGCTGGCCACCGTGCCGGGGATCGGCAAGAAGTCGGCCGCCCGCATCGCACTGGAGCTCAAGGACAAGGTCCTCCGGCTCCATCCCGTGCCTTCGGCCGAGCCGGCGCAGCCGATGGGAGGGGCGAACCAGTTGCAGGATGACGCCCTGTCCGCGCTGGTCAACCTGGGCTACAAGCAGGCGGAAGTGAAGACGATCCTGAAGCGGCTGGCGCCTCAACCCTCGCTCTCGCTCAAGGACTTGATCCGGGACGCGCTGAAAGAGCTGGCCAAGGGCTGAGGGCCAGGGAGAGAAGCCATGAACCATGACGACCCTCGCGCGAATCGGTTCCGTCGCGTCGCCCTGGTCGTCGGCTTTTCCCAGGTGCTGCTGCTCCTCCCGGTCC contains:
- a CDS encoding PCP reductase family protein, which codes for MKFVCLNCETYMTFEKVEKPAEGSLGVFFACPSCGAKFSMVTNPGETQMVSSLGVQLGGRTAAAQPFEMTRGTLKEEALAGAGQMGAYLNEKIQAGQPAGAKASAAPQAKEGEKSGGGCPFSAMVAQMGLTSSTSQAGTAEFTWTADATEKLERLPSFVKPMVKASIEAYARKQGLTKITLQVMDEAKSDSNGIAWSPEAERRLENIPDFIRPMAKREIERLAKEQGATTVTAQVMDSAKEKFMKFM
- a CDS encoding addiction module protein, with product MNLEKLEAEALKLDPKARARLAGKLLESLEQLSDEENARLWAEEAQRRDADMDAHPDAECSAEEVFREARAKLK
- a CDS encoding type II toxin-antitoxin system RelE/ParE family toxin encodes the protein MERVSFHRLARHELLDAAFFYDVESPGLGSAFLDEVGHCSRTILEFPEAGPLMTGTVRRRLVRRFPYALLYSIKADRIRVLAVMNLKRRPMYWVGRE
- a CDS encoding serine protease; protein product: MPLALTPSEQLTYSTVRIECETATGTSVGTGFFYRFAEQGEQYVPAIVTNRHVVEGARQGRIFLHTSDTQGNVIAGQHYSCTLEQFADFWIPHPDATVDLCALPIAALHQDAEARSTPLFYIALNASVTATPALFAELTALEDIAMIGYPTGIWDSKNNMPIIRRGITATPSNQDYEGRPEFMIDAACFPGSSGSPVFLYNVGSYASRDGATVIGSRIALLGILYAGPQFTAEGDLEIVTVPTQQKVVSRALIPLTWASSSRPLGLLTSKASSRRDHDVGVDACMDIALESRVRRAAHEKPDPPQNRSDEFMKKRKSELHDWLRPEYKRSDFGKFVRGKYARQVRASTNVVVLDPQVAKVSPNDEAVNAALRGLMEVARSSARRPSRSTRTRAKVARAG
- a CDS encoding addiction module protein, with translation MARQVEKIKQEIRPLSTAEKAKLLRLLIAELDAPADTDVESAWLEEARRRHWEFVEGKAHGIPGGRVFENIRARLRRQAMNPRG
- a CDS encoding YebC/PmpR family DNA-binding transcriptional regulator, whose protein sequence is MGGHSHWATIKRHKSAQDAKRGRIFTRIIRELTIAARSGGDPAGNPRLRLAVAKAKDANMPGDTIKKAIQRGTGELPGVTYEEFTLEGYGPGGTALLLEVTSDNRNRSVAEIRSLLTKNGGNMAEAGAVAWQFQKKGLLVVDKAKVEEDRLISVALEAGAEDVRVDEKAFEVVTAPGDFEAVKKALADAKIEASLAEVTFVPQNHVRLEEKAAEQMLKLMEILDEHDDVQKVHANFDIPDEVMEKVAAAAG
- the ruvA gene encoding Holliday junction branch migration protein RuvA is translated as MIAALTGRLTFKAPSHVTLDVHGVGYEVFIPLSTFYALPDVNESTSLRIHTHLREDAIQLYGFLTHLERDAFVLLTGISGIGPKLALNVLSALSVPDLVSAVQAGDVDKLATVPGIGKKSAARIALELKDKVLRLHPVPSAEPAQPMGGANQLQDDALSALVNLGYKQAEVKTILKRLAPQPSLSLKDLIRDALKELAKG